From a single Intestinibaculum porci genomic region:
- a CDS encoding glycosyl hydrolase family 28-related protein: MKKTLSAFAVALVLSSLMSMPAGAKTISVTSFGAKANDKKDDTAAIQKAIDSAPSGATVTIPKGTFYSQQIYLRRNITLKASKKTIMKKKFFAKHPENAFIVFHPLKKGYTGFSKVTIEGGTWDGGIHKDNAKNYHKGIEVDHGHNLKIKNMTWKNFSGMHIIEVNAVKNATINHINISNHYLYTGKKRSQNLIGGLAIEFDSAIKGQGTSLPNDNTVCTNITVSNCQLNNVLSGIGSHHNESQYYSHMHKNFTVKNNVVNNVRGDAIELDNIKKVTCSGNKGKNIARNFIDYYHSDDVNSSNNSATCKAYGIDVREGGKVTLTNENFPDVYAYFGSPTITANNCVFAGVVDH; this comes from the coding sequence ATGAAAAAGACTTTATCGGCTTTTGCGGTGGCCTTAGTGCTTTCATCACTAATGAGTATGCCAGCGGGCGCCAAAACCATTTCAGTCACCAGTTTTGGAGCGAAAGCAAATGACAAAAAAGATGATACGGCTGCGATTCAAAAAGCGATTGATAGTGCGCCAAGCGGGGCGACGGTGACGATTCCTAAGGGAACATTCTATTCCCAGCAGATCTATTTACGTCGCAATATTACTTTAAAAGCTTCTAAGAAAACGATTATGAAGAAGAAATTCTTTGCGAAACATCCAGAAAATGCGTTTATTGTTTTCCATCCTTTAAAGAAAGGGTATACGGGCTTTAGTAAAGTGACGATTGAAGGCGGCACCTGGGATGGCGGCATTCATAAGGACAACGCAAAGAATTATCACAAAGGGATCGAAGTTGATCATGGTCATAACTTAAAAATTAAGAATATGACCTGGAAGAACTTCTCAGGTATGCATATTATTGAGGTCAATGCCGTGAAGAATGCGACGATTAATCATATTAATATTTCTAATCATTATCTTTACACTGGTAAGAAGAGATCACAAAATTTAATTGGCGGTTTAGCGATTGAATTTGATTCCGCTATTAAAGGGCAGGGAACCAGCTTGCCAAATGATAATACAGTTTGTACAAATATTACGGTATCAAACTGTCAATTAAACAATGTATTATCAGGGATTGGCTCTCATCATAATGAGTCACAGTATTATAGCCATATGCATAAGAATTTTACTGTAAAGAATAATGTGGTCAATAATGTACGTGGCGATGCGATCGAACTTGATAACATCAAGAAGGTGACATGCAGCGGTAATAAAGGGAAGAATATTGCCCGTAACTTTATTGATTATTATCATTCTGATGATGTCAATTCTTCAAATAACAGTGCTACTTGTAAAGCTTATGGCATTGATGTTAGAGAAGGCGGTAAAGTCACTTTAACCAATGAAAACTTCCCGGATGTTTATGCTTACTTTGGCTCACCAACTATTACGGCTAATAACTGTGTTTTTGCAGGAGTTGTTGATCATTAA
- a CDS encoding ECF transporter S component → MQKRRLNTRAITMMAMLGAIAAILMFFEISLPFTLEFIKLDFSDLPILLSGFLFGPALGAVTAVIKIALKLVFKPTSTMYVGELSNLILAISFEAIASAYYRKHRTKKGAVIGLIISTLCTSVIAVISNWLVIFPFYVEMFHMSMANIIKMAHAVAPWVSNELTMFTTSVFPFNIVKYGLVSLITFFIYKPLSGVIKKYIQ, encoded by the coding sequence ATGCAAAAAAGAAGACTAAACACAAGAGCCATCACGATGATGGCAATGCTGGGGGCGATTGCGGCGATTCTGATGTTCTTTGAAATCAGTTTGCCATTCACGTTAGAGTTTATTAAACTCGATTTCTCAGATTTACCTATTTTATTGAGCGGGTTCTTATTTGGCCCAGCCTTAGGGGCAGTGACAGCGGTCATTAAGATTGCCTTAAAGTTAGTATTTAAGCCAACCTCGACAATGTATGTTGGGGAATTATCCAATTTAATCTTAGCGATCTCATTTGAAGCGATTGCCAGTGCTTATTATCGTAAACATCGCACGAAAAAAGGTGCGGTTATTGGTTTGATCATTTCAACACTGTGTACCAGTGTGATTGCGGTTATTTCAAACTGGTTAGTGATTTTCCCATTCTATGTCGAAATGTTCCATATGTCGATGGCGAATATTATTAAAATGGCCCATGCGGTGGCCCCTTGGGTTTCTAATGAATTAACGATGTTTACAACGAGTGTCTTCCCATTCAATATTGTTAAGTATGGGTTAGTCTCATTGATCACGTTCTTTATTTACAAACCATTAAGCGGTGTGATTAAGAAATATATCCAGTAA